The following coding sequences lie in one Thermodesulfobacteriota bacterium genomic window:
- the glmM gene encoding phosphoglucosamine mutase → MGKLFGTDGIRGEANRYPMDAYVAFSVGQAMTYLLKKPNHKTRIIIGKDTRISGYMLEGALESGITSMGGHPYLVGVLPTPGIAFITQSMRADAGIVISASHNPYQDNGIKIFSGNGFKLSDEEEEKIEKLIFENRLSEMVPPPKEMGQAFRLEDVQGRYIVFLKNTFPRDLSMEGMKIVLDTANGATYKVAPTTFFELGASVDVIHNTPNGLNINDRCGSQYTQDLRHRVLETGAAIGLAFDGDGDRLIAVDEKGQVLTGDQILIICAKLLKEKGKLKNNLLVSTVMSNYGLKVACKRYGIQHHASAVGDRYVLEEMLRLGGIIGGEEAGHTIFLEHHTTGDGIITAIQLIAAMVETGKPLSELAKWMEIYPQKLINVEVRQKPEIASLPKVVEIIKRVESELGDNGRVLVRYSGTQNMCRVMVEGPTHDLTEQYCQEIAEVIRKTIG, encoded by the coding sequence ATGGGGAAGTTGTTTGGCACAGACGGAATTCGAGGGGAGGCCAATCGATATCCGATGGATGCCTATGTGGCCTTCTCCGTGGGGCAGGCGATGACCTATCTTTTAAAAAAGCCCAACCATAAAACGAGGATTATCATCGGCAAAGATACCCGCATCTCCGGCTATATGCTCGAAGGGGCCCTCGAATCGGGCATCACGTCGATGGGAGGCCATCCCTACCTGGTGGGCGTCCTTCCCACGCCCGGCATCGCCTTCATCACCCAGAGCATGAGGGCCGATGCAGGGATTGTGATTTCGGCCTCTCACAATCCTTACCAGGACAATGGCATCAAAATTTTTTCGGGGAACGGTTTCAAACTCTCCGACGAGGAGGAGGAGAAGATCGAAAAGCTCATCTTCGAAAATCGGCTCTCCGAAATGGTCCCTCCTCCCAAAGAGATGGGTCAGGCCTTTCGGCTCGAGGATGTGCAGGGGCGCTATATCGTCTTTCTTAAAAATACCTTTCCCAGAGACCTTTCGATGGAAGGGATGAAGATCGTCCTCGATACGGCCAACGGGGCCACCTATAAGGTGGCGCCGACCACCTTCTTCGAGCTCGGGGCGAGCGTGGACGTGATCCACAACACCCCCAACGGCCTCAACATCAATGATCGCTGTGGCTCCCAATATACTCAGGACTTGAGGCATCGGGTCCTGGAGACCGGAGCGGCCATCGGGCTGGCCTTCGATGGCGATGGCGATCGTTTAATTGCCGTGGACGAAAAGGGCCAGGTCCTCACGGGCGACCAGATCCTCATCATCTGTGCCAAACTCCTCAAAGAGAAAGGGAAGCTTAAGAACAACCTGCTGGTCAGCACGGTGATGAGCAATTACGGCCTCAAGGTGGCCTGCAAGCGATACGGCATTCAGCACCATGCCTCTGCCGTCGGAGACCGCTACGTCCTGGAGGAGATGCTCCGGTTGGGCGGGATCATCGGCGGTGAGGAGGCGGGCCACACCATCTTTCTCGAACACCACACGACGGGCGATGGGATCATCACCGCCATCCAGTTGATCGCCGCGATGGTGGAGACAGGAAAACCCCTCTCCGAGCTGGCAAAGTGGATGGAAATTTACCCGCAAAAACTGATCAATGTCGAGGTGAGGCAGAAACCCGAGATCGCCTCGTTGCCCAAGGTTGTAGAGATCATCAAACGGGTCGAGTCGGAGCTGGGAGACAACGGCCGGGTTCTGGTACGCTATTCCGGGACCCAGAACATGTGCCGGGTGATGGTGGAAGGCCCCACTCACGACCTGACCGAGCAATACTGCCAGGAGATCGCCGAGGTGATCCGAAAGACGATCGGCTGA